ATTTCGCCGGTCGCGACGAACTGCATGCGGTCCGGGCGGAAGTTGCGGAAGCCCACGCGCAGCCGGCACCACGCGCCGAGCGTCCACACCGGTCCCCAGCACGCCAGGCAAAGCGGTTCGATTTCGCGCGTGCTGGTGGTGCCGTCGGCGTCGCGGTATTCCAGCTTCAGCACGCGCCGCGATTCGATGGCCTCGTGCAGCGCGTCCACCACGCCGGATTTCGCTTCGTACCAGCGTTGCGGCACGAACACCCGCGAGCGTTCGGCGCGGCCGCGCAACTCGGCCGGCAGCACCGCGTCGATCTTCAACATCGCCGATTGCGCGCCGCGCGCCAGCTGTTGGCCCGCGAACGCGCGCACGAAGCGCGTGCCCACCACCAGCGATTCGAGCTCTTCGGCGGTGAACATCAGCGGCGGAATGTCCGAACCCTTGCGCAGCAGGTAGCCGACGCCGGCCTCGCCCTCGATCGCAACCCCCGAGGTTTGCAGGTCGGCGACGTCGCGGTACACCGTGCGCAGCGACACACCGAGCGAGTCGGCGAGCCGCCGCGCCGGCAGCGCGGTGCGGCGGCCTTGCAGCGCATGGATGATCAGGAACAGTCGGTCGGCGCGGCGCATCCGCCGCTTTTATCACAACAGCGTTGCGCGCAGCGCAACTATCACTCCCCCTCTCCCGCTTGCGGGAGAGGGCAAGGGGTGAGGGCAACCCTGCGATAAGGCTCGGGCATTCTTGCCATCACGCCGCCAAGGCTTCTTCCTGCTCCCGTGCCAGCGCTTCATCCAGCTCGCGGGCGCGGCGGATCGCCGGCCGCGACTGCACGCGCTCGGCATAAGCCCGGAACACCGGCCAATCCGGCACCAGCTTGAACATCAGCGCGAAGTTCAGCGCGCCGCCCCACAACACGTCGGCGGCGGTGAAGCGCTCGCCCAGCAGCCACGGGCCTGTGGACAGTTGTTCCGCGAACACGTGCATCACGCTGTCGTAATCGCCGTAGCCGCATTGCATCGCCGGCATCGGTTCGCGCTTCGCCGAAAAATCCATGATCGCCGGCTCGAAGCAGGAACCGTAGAACACCATCCAGCGCAGGTACGGCCCACGCAGAGGATCATCGATCGCCGGCGCGAGATGTTTTTCCGGATAGAGATCGGCGAGGTACAGCATGATCGCCGGCTGCTCGGTGACCAGTGCGCCCTCGTGGCGGATCGCCGGCACCTTGCCCATCGGATTGATCGCGAGGTATTCGGGCGAGCGTTGCTCGTTGCGCTTCAGGTCCAGCGAGACCATGTCGAAAGGCACGCCGAGCTCCTCCAACAGGGCGCGTGTGGCGGCGGAGCGGCTGTTCGGGGCGTGGAAGAAAGTGACGGGGGACGTGGACATGTGTGCGACTCCGGTAGTGGATGCGGGAGCCAGTGTGCGCAGGTGATGCTGACAACGTGATGTCAGCAGCGGGTGGCAAGCCGCACGCGAAGCCGGGACAATGGCACTCCCCTCGCGCGGACGTCGCCATGCAATCGATATCGTTGACTCAGCATTTGATCGAGGAACAGCGCCGCCACGGCGCCATCAACGCCGACCTGCGCTTGCTGATCGAAGTGGTCGCGCGCGCCTGCAAGCGCATCTCGATCGCGGTCGGCAAGGGCGCGCTGGGCGGCGTGCTGGGTGAAGCCGGCACCGGCAACGTGCAGGGCGAGGCGCAGAAGAAGCTCGACGTGATTTCCAACGAGATTCTTCTGGAAGCGAATGCCTGGGGCGGACACCTGGCGGCCTGCGCGTCCGAGGAAATGGCCGATCCGTATCCGATCCCGGACGCGTATCCGAAGGGCAATTACCTCTTGCTGTTCGATCCGCTCGACGGCTCCAGCAATATCGACGTGAACATTTCGGTGGGCACGATCTTCTCGGTGCTGCGTTGCCCGGAAGGCGTGACGCAGCCGACCGAAAAGGATTTCCTGCAAGCGGGCACGCAACAGGTCGCGGCCGGTTATTGCGTGTACGGCCCTTCGACATTGCTGGTGCTGACCACCGGCCACGGCGTCAACGTGTTCACGCTGGACCGCGAACAAGGCAGCTTCCGGTTGACGCGCGCCAACGCGCACATTCCGGAAGACACCTCCGAGTTCGCCGTCAACATGTCCAACCAGCGTTTCTGGGAAGCGCCGATGCAGCGTTACGTCGCGGACCTGCTGGCCGGCAAGGCCGGCCCGCGTGGACGCGATTTCAACATGCGCTGGGTCGCGTCGATGGTGGCCGACGTGCACCGCATCCTCACGCGCGGCGGCATCTTCATCTACCCGCTCGACGAGAAGGTGAAGTCGAAGGGCGGCAAGCTGCGCCTGATGTACGAGGCCAACCCGATGGCCTTCATCGTCGAGCAGGCCGGCGGCGCCGCGACCACCGGGCGTTCACGCATCCTCGATGTGCAACCGACGCAACTGCACCAGCGCGTGCCGGTGTTCCTGGGTTCGAGGCACGAAGTCGAGACGGCGACGCAGTACCACCTCGACGCCGGTCGCTCTGCCTGATCAAAGCCATCCCCCTCGATCCCCCTTCCTTCGGAAGGAGGAAGTGAAAGCCCACCCCCTTCCGCAGGAAGGGGGTCGCGCGCGCAGCGCGCGGGGGATGCCGGCTACACCCGCCCCGTCACCGGAATCAACGCACCGGTGATTGCGGACGCCCGATCCGACAGCAGGAACACGATCACGTCAGCGAGTTGTTCCGGCCTCACCCACTTGCCGAAATCCGCCTTGGGCATGTCCTTGCGGTTGGGCGGCGTGTCGATGATCGACGGCAGCACCGCATTGACGGTGATGCCGCGTTCCTTCAATTCCTCGGCAAGCGATTCGGTGAAACGCATGACGCCGGATTTCGAAGCCGTGTAGGCGCCCACGCCCGCGCCGGCTTTCAGCGCGGACGCCGCGCCGATGTTGACGATGCGCCCGCCATCGGGCAGGTGCGCGAGCGCGGCCTTGCTGGCCGCGACCGCGGTGCGCAGGTTGATGCGATAAAGAAGGTCGAACGTTTCGGGACTGCCATCGGCCAGCGTCTCCCAGCGGAACGTGCCCGCGATGTTGACCAGCGCATCCAGTCCGCCCAGCGCCTTCGCCGCGGCGTCGATCGCGGTTTTCGCCTGCGCGGTGTCGGCAAGATCGACGCCACCGAAATTTTTTGCGCCGCCGAGATCGACCGCAGCGGGCGGCGCATCGGCACGGTCGATCGCCGCGACCTGCGCGCCCGCTTGCAGCGCGGCCTGCACTACCGCCGCGCCCAGCGAACCGAACGCGCCGGTGATGGCGATGCGTTTGCCTGCGAGGGACATGGCGGCTCTCCTGCGGCGCGCGGCGCCGGATGGTGGATGGACGATCCGGGAGCATATCGCCGGCCGCCCGCGGGATGTAACCCCGGGGCACCCTCCGGCGAATGCAATGCGAGTAAGCTCATCCGAGTCCGCCGGAGTGCCAACCATGGCCAGCATTCCCGAAGACGTGATGCCTTCCTCGCCGGCCGAAGCGCCACCGGCGCGGAGACTGCGTCGCGTGGTGTATCGCCACACGCTGCCGCTGCGGATCATGCACTGGATCAACGCGATCTGCCTGCTGGTCCTGCTCGGCAGCGGCCTGCAGATCTTCAACGCTCACCCGGCGCTGTACTGGGGCCAGCGCTCGACCTTCGAGCGTCCGTGGCTGAGCCTCGGCGCCACCCAAAGCCGCGACGGAACCCTGCACGGCGTGACCGCCATCGGCAGCCATCGATTCGACACCACCGGCTGGTTCGGCGTGTCGAAGGCCAACGGCCAGCCGACGGCGCGCGGTTTCCCGAGCTGGGCGACGATTCCCGGCCCGCAATGGCTGGCAATGGGCCGCGCCTGGCATTTCTTCTTCGCGTGGATTTTCGTGATCAACGGCGTGTGTTTTTTTCTGTACGCGCTGTGGACACGGCATCTGACGCGCGACCTGATTCCGACGCGGCGCGACTGGCGCGGCATCGGCCGTTCGATCGTCGACCATGCGCTGCTGCGCCACCCGCACGGCGAAGCCGCGTTGCGCTACAACGTGCTGCAACGCATCGCCTATCTGGTGGTGATCTTCTTTTTCGGAGGCGGCGTGGTGCTGATGGGACTGGCAATGTCGCCGCGCATGGACTCGGTGCTGGGCTGGCTGGTGGACCTCGTCGGCGGCCGGCAATCGGCGCGCAGCATCCATTTCCTGTTTGCGATGGGTTTCATCGCGTTCTTCCTGATCCACATCTTCGAGGTAATCGTGACCGGCGTCGGCAACAACCTGCGCTCGATCATTACGGGCCGCTACGCGATCGACGCGGAGGCGCACGATGAAACTCATCAATAAGCGCCGCCGCTTCCTGCGCGACGCGCTGGCGCTGACCGGCGCGGTCGCGCTGGGTGGTTGCGACAAATTGTCGGAAACCGACTGGGCGCCCAAGGTGCTCGGCAGCGCGACCGCATTGAGCCACGCCGCGCAACGCGCGCTGTCGCGCAACGCGCTGGCGCGCGAATACACGGAAGCCGACATCTCGCCGGTGTTCCGCGCCAACGGCAGCACCGATCCGCAATCGGCCGAATACCGCGCGCTCGCCGCCAACGGTTTTCGCGATTACAGGCTCGCCGTGGGCGGACTGGTCGCGCATCCGTTGTCGCTTTCGCTGGACGATTTGCGCGCGCTGCCCAACCGCACCCAGATCACCCGCCACGATTGCGTGGAAGGCTGGAGCGTGATCGGCAAGTGGACCGGCGTGCAGTTGTCGCGCGTACTGAAAATGGCGCAGCCCACGCAGGCTGCGCGCTACGTGGTGTTCCGCTGCTACGACGCGATGGACGACGGCAGCGAATACTACGAATCGCTGGGTTTCGACGACGCGTATCACCCGCAAACCTTGTTGGCATGGGAACTCAACGGCAAGACCTTGCCGATCCCGAACGGCGCGCCACTGCGCCTGCGCGTGCCGCGCCAGCTCGGCTACAAGATGGCGAAATACCTGCGCCGCATCGACCTGGTCGCGTCGTTCGAGGACATCGGCGACGGCAACGGCGGCTACTGGGAGGATCAGGGCTATCAGTGGTATGCCGGTATTTGATTTGCATCGCGGTATCAAGCTTTGTGGTGCCAGCGCCGCTCGTGCCGCCAATGCCTCGCCCGCTTGATGATCCAGCGTGACGCGAACGGCAGCACCGCCAGCAGCGCCAGTGAAACGATCATCGGCAGCGACACCAGTTCGCGCGCGCTGTGCGCTTGTGCGACGCGCGTGCCGGCGTTCACGTACACCGCGGTGCCGGCCAGCATGCCGAGCTGCGTCACCCAGTAGAACGTCCACACCCGCATGTGGGTCAGGCCCATCAGCAGGTTGACGAGGAAGAACGGGAAGATCGGCACCAGCCGGATATTCAACAGATAGAACGCGCCGTCGCGTTCTATGCCGGCGTCGACCTTGTGCAGCCGGTGCGCAAAGCGGCGGCGCAACGCGTCCTTGAACACGAAGCGCGACGCCAGCATCACCAGCACCGCGCCGATCGCGGAACCGAACGACATCAGCACGGTGCCCTCGAACAAGCCGAAGATCGCGCCCGCCGCCAGCGTCATCACCGTCAGCAGCGGCAGCGACAACAGCACCACCGCGATCAGCACTCCGAGGAAGGTGAACGCCAGCCGCCAAGGATGCGCGGCCTGCATGGCGGCGAGCCATGCGCGGCTGCGCTGCAGCGTCTCGAAGTTGAGGTGATTCTGCGCGCCGGAAACGAAAAAAAGCGTCACCGCGCCGACGGCAACGACGACCAGCACGCCACGCAGCAACCACCGCCAGAGTTCACGCGACGACATGCTTTCCAGCATGCGCGGCTGCGCGTGAACGGCGCGTGCGGCCCTTTACCGGCGGCCATCCGCCGTGCAGCATGTCGCGAACTGCCGGGAAGCCCGTGTCCGATCCCTCTGCCCTGATGCACCGACTTCGACGCGACCACCTGCTGCAGGCGTTGTTGCTGCTGGTGCTCGCGCTCGCGATCGCTGACCCGCGCGCACCGGGCGAATACCTGCACTGGCTGGACCTGCCGACGCTCGCCGGCCTGTGCGGGTTGCTGATCCTGACCCAAGGCGTGCGGGTGAGCGGGCACGTGCAACGCTTCGCGCTGCGGCTGGTCGCGCGGCTGCACAGCGTGCGAGCGCTGGCATTCGTGCTGGTGCTGCTGGCGGCGGCGCTTGCGACCGTGCTGACCAACGACGTCGCGTTGTTCCTGATCGTGCCGCTGACGCTGGCGATCGA
The genomic region above belongs to Rhodanobacteraceae bacterium and contains:
- a CDS encoding TVP38/TMEM64 family protein gives rise to the protein MLESMSSRELWRWLLRGVLVVVAVGAVTLFFVSGAQNHLNFETLQRSRAWLAAMQAAHPWRLAFTFLGVLIAVVLLSLPLLTVMTLAAGAIFGLFEGTVLMSFGSAIGAVLVMLASRFVFKDALRRRFAHRLHKVDAGIERDGAFYLLNIRLVPIFPFFLVNLLMGLTHMRVWTFYWVTQLGMLAGTAVYVNAGTRVAQAHSARELVSLPMIVSLALLAVLPFASRWIIKRARHWRHERRWHHKA
- a CDS encoding Thiosulfate reductase cytochrome B subunit (membrane anchoring protein), with the protein product MASIPEDVMPSSPAEAPPARRLRRVVYRHTLPLRIMHWINAICLLVLLGSGLQIFNAHPALYWGQRSTFERPWLSLGATQSRDGTLHGVTAIGSHRFDTTGWFGVSKANGQPTARGFPSWATIPGPQWLAMGRAWHFFFAWIFVINGVCFFLYALWTRHLTRDLIPTRRDWRGIGRSIVDHALLRHPHGEAALRYNVLQRIAYLVVIFFFGGGVVLMGLAMSPRMDSVLGWLVDLVGGRQSARSIHFLFAMGFIAFFLIHIFEVIVTGVGNNLRSIITGRYAIDAEAHDETHQ
- a CDS encoding SDR family oxidoreductase; the encoded protein is MSLAGKRIAITGAFGSLGAAVVQAALQAGAQVAAIDRADAPPAAVDLGGAKNFGGVDLADTAQAKTAIDAAAKALGGLDALVNIAGTFRWETLADGSPETFDLLYRINLRTAVAASKAALAHLPDGGRIVNIGAASALKAGAGVGAYTASKSGVMRFTESLAEELKERGITVNAVLPSIIDTPPNRKDMPKADFGKWVRPEQLADVIVFLLSDRASAITGALIPVTGRV
- a CDS encoding Transcriptional regulator, YafY family; amino-acid sequence: MRRADRLFLIIHALQGRRTALPARRLADSLGVSLRTVYRDVADLQTSGVAIEGEAGVGYLLRKGSDIPPLMFTAEELESLVVGTRFVRAFAGQQLARGAQSAMLKIDAVLPAELRGRAERSRVFVPQRWYEAKSGVVDALHEAIESRRVLKLEYRDADGTTSTREIEPLCLACWGPVWTLGAWCRLRVGFRNFRPDRMQFVATGEIFVETRERGLEAYLAHAGVPRQRIE
- a CDS encoding putative sufite oxidase, whose translation is MKLINKRRRFLRDALALTGAVALGGCDKLSETDWAPKVLGSATALSHAAQRALSRNALAREYTEADISPVFRANGSTDPQSAEYRALAANGFRDYRLAVGGLVAHPLSLSLDDLRALPNRTQITRHDCVEGWSVIGKWTGVQLSRVLKMAQPTQAARYVVFRCYDAMDDGSEYYESLGFDDAYHPQTLLAWELNGKTLPIPNGAPLRLRVPRQLGYKMAKYLRRIDLVASFEDIGDGNGGYWEDQGYQWYAGI
- a CDS encoding Glutathione S-transferase, coding for MSTSPVTFFHAPNSRSAATRALLEELGVPFDMVSLDLKRNEQRSPEYLAINPMGKVPAIRHEGALVTEQPAIMLYLADLYPEKHLAPAIDDPLRGPYLRWMVFYGSCFEPAIMDFSAKREPMPAMQCGYGDYDSVMHVFAEQLSTGPWLLGERFTAADVLWGGALNFALMFKLVPDWPVFRAYAERVQSRPAIRRARELDEALAREQEEALAA
- a CDS encoding Fructose-1,6-bisphosphatase, type I; amino-acid sequence: MQSISLTQHLIEEQRRHGAINADLRLLIEVVARACKRISIAVGKGALGGVLGEAGTGNVQGEAQKKLDVISNEILLEANAWGGHLAACASEEMADPYPIPDAYPKGNYLLLFDPLDGSSNIDVNISVGTIFSVLRCPEGVTQPTEKDFLQAGTQQVAAGYCVYGPSTLLVLTTGHGVNVFTLDREQGSFRLTRANAHIPEDTSEFAVNMSNQRFWEAPMQRYVADLLAGKAGPRGRDFNMRWVASMVADVHRILTRGGIFIYPLDEKVKSKGGKLRLMYEANPMAFIVEQAGGAATTGRSRILDVQPTQLHQRVPVFLGSRHEVETATQYHLDAGRSA